One segment of Halococcus salsus DNA contains the following:
- a CDS encoding ABC transporter ATP-binding protein encodes MAALRTEGLTKYYGETRGIEDLSFSVREGEVFGFLGPNGAGKTTTIRTLMGFQSPTGGSATVLGHDVTDEAAMIEAKRHLGYVPAEMGFDERVTGERFLRYQASLKGDQRSEELLELFDPPMERKIGEYSTGNKRKLAIVLAFMHDPDLVVMDEPTSGLDPLMQERFYEFVRDEQARGVTFFFSSHVLSEVQKICDRVGIIRNGTLVELETVETLLDRGGKRVSVRVSESVDPAAFALDGAHDVEVVGTDRSVTGASADGGRTSEADVEGDGQAESSGGRTGTTVRFTYTGDYNALLDRLVGYDVLDLDIGDAPLEDVFMRFYGEVEPPNGGEGDA; translated from the coding sequence ATGGCCGCACTACGAACCGAGGGGTTGACGAAGTACTACGGCGAGACCCGTGGGATCGAGGACCTCTCGTTCTCGGTGCGCGAGGGTGAGGTCTTCGGATTTCTCGGCCCGAACGGCGCGGGCAAGACCACCACCATCCGGACGCTGATGGGGTTTCAATCGCCGACGGGCGGGAGCGCGACCGTGCTCGGCCACGACGTGACCGACGAGGCCGCGATGATCGAGGCCAAACGCCACCTCGGCTACGTCCCGGCGGAGATGGGCTTCGACGAGCGCGTCACCGGCGAGCGGTTCCTCCGATATCAGGCCTCACTCAAGGGCGACCAGCGGAGCGAGGAACTGTTGGAGCTGTTCGACCCGCCGATGGAGCGGAAGATCGGCGAGTACTCGACGGGCAACAAGCGCAAACTCGCGATCGTGCTCGCGTTCATGCACGACCCCGACCTCGTCGTCATGGACGAGCCGACGTCGGGGCTCGACCCGCTGATGCAGGAGCGCTTCTACGAGTTCGTCCGCGACGAGCAGGCCCGCGGCGTGACGTTCTTCTTCTCCTCGCACGTCCTGAGCGAGGTCCAGAAGATCTGCGACCGCGTGGGGATCATCCGGAACGGGACCCTCGTCGAACTCGAAACGGTCGAGACCCTGCTCGACCGCGGCGGCAAGCGGGTCTCGGTCCGGGTGAGCGAGTCCGTCGACCCGGCGGCGTTCGCGCTCGATGGAGCCCACGACGTCGAGGTCGTCGGCACGGACCGGTCGGTGACGGGGGCGTCGGCCGACGGGGGACGAACAAGTGAAGCCGATGTCGAAGGCGACGGCCAAGCAGAGTCGTCGGGCGGTCGCACAGGAACCACCGTCCGGTTCACCTACACCGGCGACTACAACGCGCTCCTCGATCGGCTCGTTGGCTACGACGTCCTCGACCTCGACATCGGCGACGCACCGCTCGAAGACGTCTTCATGCGGTTCTACGGCGAGGTCGAGCCACCGAACGGCGGTGAGGGAGATGCTTGA
- the kynU gene encoding kynureninase, producing MTGFDATRAAARERDEADPIAGFADRFSLPDRLYFDGNSLGPASEDAHRTLDRVVEEWRELGIGGWTDADPPWFQYGEFLGDRLAPLVGAGSEEVVAANATTVNIHTLVGTFLDTRDDPVVLIDELNFPTDGYAVRAQLRQRGLDPETHLVVVESDDGRTIDEARVVAALEARDIDLVFLPSVLYRSGQLLDIERLTAAAHRHDALVGFDLAHSIGVVPHDLSAHGVDFAVWCSYKYLNAGPGAIAGLYVDREHFGTPPALAGWWGHEKETQFEMNPRFTPAGTAGAWQVGTVPMLSAAPLEGALDLVHEAGIDAIREKSLALTDYLIALVDTRLDDEFTVGTPREPSRRGGHVALEHPDARGVVAALGARDAVVDFRPPDVVRVCPAPLYTSYTDVWRFVDVLEAIVASGAHTDADVDGEVT from the coding sequence ATGACGGGGTTCGACGCGACGCGAGCCGCCGCCCGGGAGCGCGACGAGGCCGACCCGATCGCCGGGTTCGCCGACCGGTTCTCGCTCCCCGACCGGCTCTACTTCGACGGGAACTCGCTCGGGCCCGCCTCCGAGGACGCCCACCGGACGCTCGATCGCGTGGTCGAGGAGTGGCGCGAGCTCGGGATCGGGGGCTGGACCGACGCCGACCCGCCGTGGTTTCAATACGGTGAATTCCTCGGCGACCGGCTCGCGCCGCTGGTGGGTGCGGGTAGCGAGGAGGTCGTCGCCGCGAACGCCACCACGGTCAACATCCACACCCTCGTCGGGACGTTCCTCGATACCCGCGACGATCCAGTCGTGCTGATCGACGAGCTCAACTTCCCGACCGACGGCTACGCCGTCCGGGCACAGCTCCGCCAACGTGGGCTCGACCCCGAGACCCACCTCGTGGTGGTCGAGAGCGACGACGGGCGCACCATCGACGAGGCGCGCGTGGTCGCCGCGCTCGAAGCGAGGGATATCGACCTGGTCTTCCTGCCCTCCGTGCTCTACCGGAGCGGCCAGTTGCTCGATATCGAACGGCTCACCGCGGCCGCCCACCGCCACGACGCGCTCGTCGGCTTCGACCTCGCGCACTCCATCGGGGTCGTCCCCCACGATCTGTCAGCTCACGGCGTCGACTTCGCGGTGTGGTGTTCGTACAAGTACCTCAATGCGGGGCCGGGAGCCATCGCGGGTCTCTACGTCGACCGGGAGCACTTCGGGACGCCGCCGGCGCTCGCGGGCTGGTGGGGTCACGAGAAGGAGACGCAGTTCGAGATGAACCCTCGATTCACGCCCGCCGGGACCGCGGGCGCGTGGCAGGTCGGCACCGTCCCGATGCTGAGCGCCGCGCCGCTCGAAGGCGCGCTCGACCTCGTCCACGAGGCCGGGATCGACGCGATCCGTGAGAAGTCGCTCGCGCTCACCGACTACCTGATCGCGCTGGTCGATACCCGCCTCGACGACGAGTTCACCGTCGGCACGCCGCGCGAGCCGTCGCGCCGCGGCGGGCACGTCGCGCTCGAACACCCCGACGCCCGCGGGGTCGTCGCCGCGCTCGGTGCCCGCGACGCGGTGGTTGACTTCCGACCGCCGGATGTCGTCCGTGTCTGCCCCGCACCGCTGTACACGAGCTACACGGACGTCTGGCGGTTCGTCGACGTGCTCGAAGCCATCGTCGCGTCGGGTGCGCACACGGACGCCGACGTCGATGGCGAGGTGACGTAG
- a CDS encoding metal-dependent transcriptional regulator, producing MPSATAEDYLKTVYQLADGDEPVPTSAIADALDVTPPTVTATMKRLEGHGLVEREEYKGVRLTEEGDLIALETIRHHRLLELFLAEHLGYDWTEVHDEADTLEHHISERLETELAAVLGDPTADPHGAPIPTADLEHTGADDDPLSEYGEGEHAVVTQVADTDPEILAYLSDAGLTPETELEVREVAPFGMVTVLPEGREETVSLPAEIAAAVRVRPTDVEPAGDGMTVLE from the coding sequence ATGCCGAGCGCGACGGCCGAGGACTACCTCAAAACGGTCTATCAGCTCGCCGACGGCGACGAGCCGGTGCCGACGTCGGCCATCGCGGACGCGCTCGACGTCACGCCGCCGACCGTGACGGCGACGATGAAGCGCCTCGAAGGCCACGGGCTGGTCGAGCGCGAGGAGTACAAGGGCGTCCGCCTCACCGAGGAGGGCGACCTGATCGCGCTCGAAACCATCCGCCACCACCGACTGCTCGAACTCTTCCTCGCCGAGCATCTGGGCTACGACTGGACGGAGGTCCACGACGAGGCCGACACCCTCGAACACCACATCAGCGAGCGGCTCGAAACCGAACTCGCGGCGGTGCTCGGCGACCCGACCGCCGACCCACACGGCGCACCGATCCCCACCGCGGACCTCGAACACACCGGGGCCGACGACGACCCGCTCTCGGAGTACGGCGAGGGCGAGCACGCCGTCGTGACCCAGGTCGCCGACACCGACCCCGAGATCCTGGCGTACCTCTCGGACGCCGGCCTCACACCCGAGACAGAGCTCGAAGTCCGCGAGGTCGCACCGTTCGGGATGGTGACCGTGCTGCCCGAGGGACGCGAGGAGACGGTGTCGCTCCCCGCCGAGATCGCCGCCGCGGTCCGGGTTCGTCCGACCGACGTCGAACCCGCCGGGGACGGGATGACCGTTCTGGAGTGA
- a CDS encoding transcription initiation factor IIB: MEGNTTRIRAHESNERTTQGTVEETTTDETEQVCPECGGRLVSDTEHGETVCTECGLVVDENEIDHGPEWRAFDAAERNEKKRTGAPTTKMMHDKGLSSQIGWQNKDAYGNALSSRKRQQMQRLRTWDERFRTRNSKERNLKQALGEIDRMASALGVPKDVRETASVIYRRALSENLLPGRSIEGVSTSALYAGIRQMGLPRSVEEVGAVSRVDEMEFKRAYRYINQELDLQIAPPKPQQYLSRFASDLDVDEETERRARELLTTAEEQAIHSGKSPVGLAGAALYAAGILTNRKLTQDEVSEVAEVSNVTIRNRYHELMDVAGETDAQHTPTACA, translated from the coding sequence TTGGAAGGTAACACGACACGCATCCGAGCGCACGAATCGAACGAACGAACGACCCAGGGGACGGTCGAGGAGACCACGACCGACGAGACCGAACAGGTCTGTCCGGAGTGTGGTGGCCGGCTCGTCTCCGATACGGAACACGGCGAGACCGTCTGTACCGAGTGCGGTCTCGTGGTCGACGAGAACGAGATCGACCACGGGCCCGAGTGGCGGGCGTTCGACGCCGCCGAGCGCAACGAGAAGAAGCGCACCGGCGCGCCCACCACGAAGATGATGCACGACAAGGGGCTCTCCAGTCAGATCGGCTGGCAGAACAAGGACGCCTACGGCAACGCCCTGAGCTCGCGCAAGCGCCAGCAGATGCAGCGCCTCCGGACCTGGGACGAACGGTTCCGGACCCGGAACTCGAAGGAGCGCAACCTCAAACAGGCCCTCGGCGAGATCGACCGGATGGCGAGCGCACTCGGCGTCCCGAAGGACGTTCGCGAGACCGCCTCGGTGATCTACCGTCGCGCGCTCTCGGAGAACCTCCTGCCCGGGCGCTCGATCGAGGGCGTCTCGACCAGCGCGCTCTACGCCGGGATCCGGCAGATGGGGCTCCCGCGAAGCGTCGAGGAGGTCGGCGCGGTCTCGCGGGTCGACGAGATGGAGTTCAAGCGGGCCTACCGCTACATCAACCAGGAGCTCGACCTCCAGATCGCCCCGCCGAAACCCCAGCAGTACCTCTCGCGGTTCGCCTCCGACCTCGACGTGGACGAGGAGACCGAGCGACGCGCACGCGAACTCCTCACCACCGCCGAGGAGCAGGCGATCCACTCCGGGAAGAGTCCCGTCGGACTCGCGGGGGCGGCGCTCTACGCCGCCGGCATCCTCACCAACCGCAAGCTCACCCAGGACGAGGTCAGCGAGGTCGCGGAGGTCAGCAACGTCACGATCCGGAACCGCTACCACGAGCTCATGGACGTGGCCGGCGAGACCGACGCCCAGCACACCCCTACCGCCTGCGCTTAA